In one Alnus glutinosa chromosome 12, dhAlnGlut1.1, whole genome shotgun sequence genomic region, the following are encoded:
- the LOC133883106 gene encoding LOW QUALITY PROTEIN: DNA excision repair protein ERCC-1 (The sequence of the model RefSeq protein was modified relative to this genomic sequence to represent the inferred CDS: substituted 1 base at 1 genomic stop codon) has product MEEEEEEQQNWERKQQRKSSVVIKIPSYQEVIESSQSKSTPPSLFNPSQSFSQAFSFIKSSEFYIPPPPPSNASSSSSSHFAQASNDTVSRQTSQSDAPSSSSSSTFAAATSSTLPTSLATQNRNAILVSHRQKGNPLLRHIRNVKWAFADIVCDFLLGQSSCALYLSLRYHLLHPDYLYFRIRELQKNFKLRVVLCHVDVEDVVKPLLEVTKTALLHDCTLLCAWSLEECGRYLETIKVYENKPADIIQGQMDTDYLSRLNHALTTVRRVNKTDVVTLGTTFGSLSHIMDASMEDLARCPGIGERKVRRLYDTFHEPFKRVVSSRPAVSETPGQDNAEPCSVSEEKEEDTSTEDANKRKKKEPELTVKSALSAAFAKYADKAGKKNTXSIAEKRGETWVALE; this is encoded by the exons atggaggaggaagaggaagagcaGCAAAACTGGGAGCGAAAGCAGCAGAGGAAAAGCTCCGTAGTGATAAAGATACCATCTTATCAGGAAGTCATTGAGAGCTCACAGTCGAAGTCAACCCCGCCATCTCTCTTCAACCCTTCCCAGTCCTTCTCTCAGGCCTTCTCCTTCATCAAATCCTCTGAGTTCTACATTCCACCTCCCCCACCATCCAATGCatcctcctcttcctcttcgCATTTCGCACAGGCCTCCAACGACACCGTTTCAAG GCAAACTAGTCAATCAGATGCaccatcttcttcatcatcatcaactttTGCTGCTGCTACTTCATCAACGCTGCCAACATCCCTTGCCACGCAGAACCGCAATGCAATTCTTGTGAGCCACAGACAG AAGGGAAACCCCTTGCTCAGACATATAAGGAATGTGAAGTGGGCTTTTGCAGATATTGTTTGTGACTTCTTACTTGGTCAAAGCTCATGTGCTCTCTATCTGAG TCTTCGGTATCATCTGCTGCACCCAGACTACTTATATTTCCGTATCAGAGAACTCCAAAAGAATTTCAAGCTTCGCGTCGTCCTATGCCATGTTGATGTG GAAGATGTAGTCAAGCCTTTACTTGAAGTGACTAAGACAGCTCTGCTTCATGATTGTACCCTATTATGTGCTTGGAG TTTGGAGGAATGTGGTCGGTACTTGGAGACGATAAAAGTCTATGAGAACAAGCCTGCAGACATTATTCAAGGCCAAATGGATACGGACTATCTATCACGG CTAAATCATGCTCTTACAACAGTTCGACGTGTTAACAAGACTGATGTAGTCACCCTTGGTACTACATTCGGG TCCCTTTCTCATATCATGGATGCATCCATGGAAGATCTAGCTCGATGCCCTGGAATAGGAGAGCGCAAG GTAAGACGCTTGTATGACACTTTTCATGAGCCATTCAAGCGTGTGGTTTCCAGCCGCCCTGCTGTCTCAGAGACTCCTGGCCAGGACAATGCTGAACCTTGCTCAGTGagtgaagaaaaggaagaggacACGTCCACAGAAGATGCAAACAAACGTAAGAAGAAAGAACCTGAATTGACGGTTAAATCAGCCCTGTCAGCTGCTTTTGCCAAGTATGCTGATAAAGCTGGTAAAAAGAACACATAGTCAATAGcagagaagagaggagaaacATGGGTTGCTTTGGAATAA
- the LOC133883149 gene encoding uncharacterized protein LOC133883149 isoform X1: MGDTEDGVKPKRTVFVTVGTTCFDALVRAVDTWEVKDELLKRGYTHLTIQMGRGSDTPTKSGGEGGSLAVDFFTFSSSIADHLRAASLVISHAGIEFHLKGHQFKFFLRKIPVIWTISTPWPFKTASISSGWGGGSGSIFETLRLGKPLIVVVNEDLMDNHQSELAEELAERKHLYCARPQTLNQTIASMNLESLLPYHPGDATPVAKLINRFLGFPDD; the protein is encoded by the exons ATGGGAGATACTGAGGATGGTGTAAAGCCAAAGAGAACAGTTTTCGTAACGGTAGGAACGACTTGTTTTGATGCTCTTGTTAGAGCGGTGGATACTTGGGAAGTTAAAGATGAGTTGTTGAAAAGAGGGTATACCCACCTTACCATTCAAATGGGTCGCGGATCGGACACGCCCACGAAG TCTGGAGGTGAAGGTGGGTCCCTGGCTGTAGACTTCTTCACTTTCTCATCAAGCATTGCGGATCATCTGAGAGCAGCATCTCTAGTGATCAGTCATGCAG GAATTGAGTTTCATTTGAAAGGTCACCAGTTCAAATTCTTCTTAAGAAAGATACCTGTCATTTGGACAATTTCAACTCCTTGGCCTTTTAAAACAGCTTCAATATCATCAGGATGGGGTGGAG GGTCCGGAAGCATATTTGAGACATTGCGACTTGGCAAGCCTTTAATTGTGGTGGTGAATGAAGATTTGATGGACAATCATCAAAGTGAGTTAGCAGAAGAACTAGCAGAGAGGAAGCATTTATACTGTGCTCGTCCTCAAACACTTAATCAGACCATAGCGAGTATGAATTTGGAGTCTCTCCTTCCATATCATCCAGGTGATGCCACGCCAGTCGCTAAGCTTATTAATAGGTTTCTAGGTTTCCCGGATGATTGA
- the LOC133852033 gene encoding probable serine/threonine-protein kinase PBL7: protein MEVNNTDVPARPLDFSTTANNHTQEHHHSHTQTHGHHHGIFPSIFTLIIILSIATIVVIFTIFLIIVLLRRLKSIKTNGEHKSINSTSRRFKAHTTVNFNSSPDVKGGCLYGASMSRTPPSRCRGAQVFTYKELAAATDGFSEANIVGNGGYGIVYRGVLSDGTVSAIKMLHRQGKQGERAFRIEVDLLSRLQSPYLVELLGYCADLHHRLLIFEFMPNGTLHHHLHPSHSQHRPLDWGTRLRIAFDCARALEFLHEYSNPTPVIHRDFKCTNVLLDQNFRAKVSDFGLAKMGSDKIDGQISTRVLGTTGYLAPEYASTGKLTTKSDVYSYGVVLLELLTGRVPLDSKRPSGEHVLVSWALPRLTNREKIVEMVDPALQGQYSKKDLIQIAAIAAMCVQPEADYRPLITDVVQSLIPLVKNLNSISTSCSSRFISQIASPRY from the exons ATGGAAGTTAACAACACTGATGTACCTGCAAGGCCACTTGACTTTAGTACTACTGCAAACAACCACACCCAGGAACACCATCACTCACATACACAAACACACGGCCACCACCATGGCATTTTCCCATCCATTTTCACTCTCATAATCATCTTATCCATCGCCACCATTGTCGTCATCTTCACTATATTTCTGATCATTGTATTGCTCCGGCGACTCAAATCCATCAAAACCAATGGCGAACACAAAAGCATCAACAGCACAAGTCGCAGGTTCAAAGCTCATACCACTGTGAACTTCAATTCTAGCCCAG ATGTGAAGGGTGGGTGTCTTTATGGAGCGAGTATGAGCAGAACACCTCCATCCAGATGCAGAGGAGCCCAAGTGTTTACATACAAGGAGCTTGCAGCGGCCACCGATGGATTCAGTGAAGCAAATATCGTCGGAAATGGAGGGTATGGGATTGTGTACAGAGGGGTCCTGAGTGATGGAACCGTGTCAGCAATTAAGATGTTGCATAGGCAAGGAAAGCAAGGGGAGCGTGCTTTCAGGATTGAG GTGGATCTTCTAAGCCGCCTCCAGTCTCCTTACCTAGTGGAGCTACTTGGCTACTGTGCTGACCTACACCACAGGCTTCTCATTTTTGAATTCATGCCAAATGGCACTCTCCATCACCACCTCCACCCCTCCCACAGCCAACACAGGCCGTTGGATTGGGGGACCAGATTGAGAATAGCCTTTGACTGCGCCAGGGCCCTTGAGTTCCTCCATGAGTATTCAAATCCAACCCCAGTTATCCACCGTGACTTCAAGTGCACCAATGTGCTTCTGGATCAAAATTTCCGTGCCAAGGTGTCGGATTTTGGATTGGCCAAGATGGGCTCTGACAAGATTGACGGTCAGATCTCGACGCGTGTGCTCGGGACCACTGGATATCTGGCACCGGA ATATGCTTCAACGGGTAAGCTTACTACAAAATCAGATGTATATAGCTATGGTGTTGTACTTCTAGAGCTGTTAACAGGCCGTGTACCACTTGACTCCAAGCGGCCCTCTGGCGAGCATGTTCTTGTTTCATGG GCTCTTCCAAGGCTAACTAACAGAGAAAAAATAGTGGAAATGGTTGATCCTGCTCTACAAGGCCAGTATTCCAAAAAGGATCTAATTCAG ATAGCGGCTATTGCAGCCATGTGTGTGCAACCGGAAGCAGATTATCGGCCTCTAATAACTGATGTTGTGCAATCACTAATCCCTCTGGTCAAAAATCTCAACTCTATTAGTACTTCATGTTCCTCTAGATTTATAAGTCAAATAGCAAGTCCCAGGTATTAA
- the LOC133883149 gene encoding uncharacterized protein LOC133883149 isoform X2, translating to MGDTEDGVKPKRTVFVTVGTTCFDALVRAVDTWEVKDELLKRGYTHLTIQMGRGSDTPTKSGGEGGSLAVDFFTFSSSIADHLRAASLVISHAGSGSIFETLRLGKPLIVVVNEDLMDNHQSELAEELAERKHLYCARPQTLNQTIASMNLESLLPYHPGDATPVAKLINRFLGFPDD from the exons ATGGGAGATACTGAGGATGGTGTAAAGCCAAAGAGAACAGTTTTCGTAACGGTAGGAACGACTTGTTTTGATGCTCTTGTTAGAGCGGTGGATACTTGGGAAGTTAAAGATGAGTTGTTGAAAAGAGGGTATACCCACCTTACCATTCAAATGGGTCGCGGATCGGACACGCCCACGAAG TCTGGAGGTGAAGGTGGGTCCCTGGCTGTAGACTTCTTCACTTTCTCATCAAGCATTGCGGATCATCTGAGAGCAGCATCTCTAGTGATCAGTCATGCAG GGTCCGGAAGCATATTTGAGACATTGCGACTTGGCAAGCCTTTAATTGTGGTGGTGAATGAAGATTTGATGGACAATCATCAAAGTGAGTTAGCAGAAGAACTAGCAGAGAGGAAGCATTTATACTGTGCTCGTCCTCAAACACTTAATCAGACCATAGCGAGTATGAATTTGGAGTCTCTCCTTCCATATCATCCAGGTGATGCCACGCCAGTCGCTAAGCTTATTAATAGGTTTCTAGGTTTCCCGGATGATTGA